A genomic region of Macaca thibetana thibetana isolate TM-01 chromosome 14, ASM2454274v1, whole genome shotgun sequence contains the following coding sequences:
- the LOC126935177 gene encoding olfactory receptor 51B5, which translates to MWSNGSSHPFLLTGFPGLEAAHHWISLFFLFIYMSVLFGNGTLLLLIKEDHNLHEPMYFFLSMLAATDLGLTLTTMPTVLGVLWLDYREIGSAACFSQAYFIHSLSFVESGILLAMAYDRFIAICNPLRYTSILTTTRIVKIGLGVLIRGFVSVVPPIMPLYFFLYCHSHVLSHAFCLHQDVIKLACADTTFNQLYPVVLVVFIFVLDSLIIFISYVLILKTVLSIASREERAKALNTCVSHICCVLVFYVAVIGLSLIHRFGKQVSHIVHLIMSYVYFLFPPLMNPIIYSVKTKQIKNGILHLFTTHRIGT; encoded by the coding sequence ATGTGGTCCAACGGCAGCTCGCATCCCTTCCTGTTGACTGGTTTTCCAGGCTTGGAGGCAGCTCATCACtggatttccttatttttcttgttcatcTATATGTCTGTCCTTTTTGGCAATGGCACCCTCCTTCTTCTCATTAAGGAAGATCACAATCTTCATGAGCCCATGTACTTCTTTCTGTCCATGCTGGCTGCCACAGACCTGGGGCTGACCCTGACCACAATGCCCACGGTGCTGGGAGTCCTCTGGCTGGATTACAGGGAGATTGGAAGCGCAGCCTGCTTTTCCCAGGCCTACTTTATACACTCACTTTCCTTTGTCGAGTCTGGCATTCTGCTTGCCATGGCCTATGACCGTTTTATTGCCATCTGCAACCCTCTTAGATATACCTCCATACTTACTACTACTCGAATAGTGAAGATTGGGCTGGGAGTTCTGATTAGGGGATTTGTATCTGTTGTTCCCCCAATCATGcccctctatttttttctctattgtcaCTCCCATGTTCTTTCACATGCATTCTGCCTTCACCAGGATGTCATTAAACTGGCCTGTGCTGATACCACCTTCAACCAACTGTACCCAGTTGTGCTTGTGGTCTTTATATTTGTGCTAGATTCTCTGATTATCTTCATCTCCTATGTGTTGATACTCAAGACTGTCCTGAGCATTGCCTCCAGAGAGGAGAGGGCTAAGGCTCTCAATACCTGTGTCTCCCATATCTGCTGTGTCCTGGTTTTCTATGTTGCAGTGATTGGATTATCTCTGATTCATCGTTTTGGAAAGCAGGTTTCACATATTGTTCACCTCATTATGAGCTATGTCTATTTTCTGTTCCCTCCACTAATGAATCCTATAATATATAGTGTCAAGACCAAGCAGATTAAGAATGGCATTCTTCACCTTTTTACTACCCATAGAATTGGAACCTGA